From Ictidomys tridecemlineatus isolate mIctTri1 chromosome 2, mIctTri1.hap1, whole genome shotgun sequence, the proteins below share one genomic window:
- the LOC101957988 gene encoding olfactory receptor 7G2 has protein sequence METRNHTAISEILLLGLTDDPALQPLIFSLFLSMYLVTMMGNLFIILAVSSDPHLHTPMYVFLSNLSFNDICFSTSTIPKMLVSILTEVQSTTYTDCLSQVCFALIFGGLENCLLTVMAYDRYVAICHPLRYTVIMNPCLCVQLILISLLISTVDALLHTLMVLRLSFCTEALEIPHFFCELAQVIKLACSDTLINNLLVYLVTGLLAVASISGIIFSYTHIVCSVLRMPSSRGKHKAFSTCGSHLSVVSLFYGTGFGVYISSEVTDSPRKTAVASVMYSVVPQMMNPFIYSLRNRDMKGALRKLLGRAAPPL, from the coding sequence ATGGAAACAAGAAACCACACAGCTATTTCAGAAATTCTTCTCCTAGGACTGACAGATgacccagccctgcagcccctcATCTTCAGCctgttcctgtccatgtacctggtcactaTGATGGGAAATCTGTTCATCATCCTGGCTGTCAGCTctgacccccacctccacaccccgaTGTATGTCTTCCTCTCCAACTTGTCCTTTAATGACATCTGTTTCAGCACAAGCACGATCCCAAAGATGCTGGTGAGCATCCTAACAGAGGTTCAGAGCACCACATACACTGACTGCCTCTCCCAGGTCTGTTTTGCCTTGATTTTTGGTGGTTTAGAGAACTGTCTCCTAACAGTGATGGCCTAtgatcgctatgtggccattTGTCATCCCCTGAGGTACACGGTCATCATGAACCCCTGCCTGTGTGTCCAGCTGATTCTGATCTCCCTGCTCATCAGCACTGTGGATGCCCTGCTACACACTCTGATGGTGCTgcgactgtccttctgcacagaagccCTGGAGATCCCCCACTTCTTCTGTGAACTTGCTCAGGTCATCAAGCTGGCCTGTTCTGACACCCTCATCAATAACCTGCTGGTCTACCTGGTCACTGGTCTCCTTGCGGTTGCATCTATCTCTGGGATCATTTTCTCTTACACTCACATTGTGTGCTCTGTCTTGAGGATGCCATCATCCAGAGGAAAGCACAAGGCCTTTTccacctgtgggtctcacctgTCGGTTGTCTCCCTGTTCTATGGGACAGGATTTGGGGTGTACATTAGCTCTGAGGTGACCGACTCCCCCAGGAAGACTGCAGTGGCCTCAGTGATGTACTCTGTGGTCCCTCAGATgatgaaccccttcatctacagcctgaggaacagggacatGAAGGGGGCCTTGAGGAAGCTCCTGGGAAGGGCAGCTCCTCCTCTGTGA